gagacggggtttcaccgtgttagccaggatggtctcgatctcctgacctcgtgatccgcccgtctcggcctcccaaagtgctgggattacaggcttgagccaccgcgcccggcccagcatGGTGATTTTTATGAGCCATCCCAAGTGTAGTATTTATTAGAATAGtgcattaaaatgataaaattaatcaTACATAGAAAGTTATTGCAAAGTTTGGAAAAGATTGAGTAAAGTAGCCATTGTACTACATGggtttaaaaatttcaaacaacaCAGGTGTGCACTTCTTAAACTCTCTTCTTCATGGAATATTATAATCTTAGTATAAATAAGTAGGAAGATATGAAACAAGAATATAGAAATTAAGCTGAGGACATTTTGTTTCCAGGATCTGGGAAAGAAACAAGTTCATGAACTCAAAAGTGATTGCAGAGCATCTATGTGCTGTAGGAAATAGTTAAGTTGGTTTGAAGCAAAGCCCTTCGTGGGCAGAAAAGCCTCCAGAGCTCCAGATGTCGCTGTGGTTCCGCGATGAGAGAGGGCGTGCGTCTCTGTGGTTATAAAGTTGGGGGTGGAGTGGCCGGGAGATGATGGCTGATGAAGAGGAAGAAGTCAAGCCGATCTTGCAGAAATTGCAGGTAGGGCCTTAGATTAAAATCTGTATGTGTTTTTGTTACTCCGAATGAAGCAGGGAGTCCAGTTTATGTAGTGCCCGCGAATTCTCCGGCACACACGCGAAGCTGCGTGCGTCTGTGCGGTTACTATAACAACCCTCGAGGGTGCAGCCGCAGCCAGCGAGGGAGCCTCCCAGTGTGTTGGAACCTCCTGCTGTCTACTTGACTACGGTTAATTTCAGTCCTGTATGGAAGAGGATTTGTTGCTCCTAACTATTCATGTACATTTTTAGAGAGGACGTTGTTTTCTCGATTCATCCATAACGAATAGCATATACATGTGTATGGCAGATCTGCATGAACTATTATCACATGTTGTTTTGATCCCTACAAAAGCCATTTAACACCTTTCTGCTTTGAATTTGGCAACAATCACACTGATGACCTGCACTGCAAGTGTCCTGGTTACTCCCCTTAGGATTTCAgttttgatttctttcaacatGTGTAGTTCCACTTTGGGGTCTGATGCAGAGGGGTCCAGACTCCACGTAGTCGACAGATGACTGTGCTTCTGAGTAAGACTAGGCTTTTGGGCTTGGTAGGAAGGCGTTAACTAATTGCTTGGCTCTTTGCCTTTAAGGACCCACCATTTTCCTTAAACCTCAGGAACTCAGTTCTTCGTTCTAAGACAGCCTGTAACTTAAATATTAGAACTATGACAGGCTTGTAACTTGCCTAAAGGTGTTTAACGCACAAATTTAAATATTGGTGAAAGTTCTTCGTTCTTGAGTAGATTAAAATAGTAACTAACACTTTTTAGTGTTCCAACTGATTTGGATTAACTTCATTTTATTCCCTAATTGTGACTGACTGAAATCAGAGAATCAATTCTGGTTCTATATTAgaaacattattggtgtatatacGTTTGTATATGTACAGAAAAGAATCTGAAAAGGTATACAAATCAGTGGTTATCACTGAGGTTGTTTGGGGGaattttttactttctgttttttacaTGTATCTATTTGAATTTTAACAACTTGCATGTATTGATTTTGCCATGAGAAAATACGTTTCTAAAAACGTTCAGTCCAggggaaaacaaaaccaaacaataaaaccaaacaaGTTCTTGAATGTTTGCTTTAACAACTAAAACCAATCAATAAGCCCCCCCTCTAAAACTCTTAATTTGCAGCCATGTTGATTTCAGGACGAAAGGAAATTGGTTGTAATTTTTTATGAGAATTGTCTTTTCCTAGGTTCATTTGTGGTAAATGTCCTAAGCAGCTTGGGAGAGGATACTTCGGTTATGTTGGGGTGGGGTCGGTGCAGGAATGGAATAAAGGAGTGAagtagagaagaggaaaaggattAGATAATGGTGTTGCTGTTCATGGAGATGGTGGTAAACTTTGATTTCATTGTTATAGACATTTTAGTGTAAAAGGAATGTATAAAAGGatatttctcaaagtgtgtttTACAGTTTCGTTACAATCATCTGGGGTGCCtgttaaaaatgtagaattttgaGTTCTGCTAAACTGTTAAAATCAGAGTCTCTGCAGGCTGGGTCTTggatataatacaataaaatttgaaaagcattACTGCAGAGGGTGCTAGTCTGTTCTCTTCATTCTGGATAGGATTTTAAATTAAGTATAGCACATATGCATTTGTTAGAACAGGGGTAGTTAGTTAGTTAATTCAATCAAGTATAGTGAATGAGAGCCTATTATATCCCAAGTCCTGTTCTGGTGCTCAGGTGTAGcttgaaacaaaacagaataaagtcCTTTCCATCCTGGAGGTTACATTTCAATGATGGAGGCAGACAATAGACAATTAATGATAGGCCACATGATTTTAAATaagtatgaagaaaaataagagtatGATTTAACAGTAGATGAGAGAAGGAAGATATTCATTTGGTTTGAGTAATTAGGGAAAACCTCTCTGGAATTGATATTTGATCTAAGATCTAAATGATGATGAGGAATAAGTTATGCAGAGATCTGGAGAAAGTGTCCAGGCATAAGGAAAAGCATGTGTAAGGGCTTCCGGGTGGGCTGAGCTTGATGGGTTTGAGAAACTGCACGAAGGCCACTCTGGCTTGAGTATCGTAGGAGAGAGAGTGCTGAGAAGTGAAGTTTGTGTCAGGATGGGTGGTGGTAGGTCAGCTCATACAGTCTTCTAGGCCATGATAAGGACTTGAATTTTATTCTGTCTGCAATGGGAAACTATTTGAAGGTTTGTGATACGATGTACATTTTTTATAAGATCACTCCCACTACAGTgaggagaatgagagagaacAGAAACAAGATGACTGGTTAAGAAGCTCTTGCATTCCGGGCAAGTAATGAAGCTGATGTAATCCAGGAGTGGTCATAGTGGGACGGAGTCAGGTGGATGAATTCAGGATATGTTGTGAAGACCGTTGATTAGACGCGATGGGAAGTGATTATATATTTCTGCTGCTATCTGTTCAGTTTCAGGAAAGAATAGGGTATCTCTTGTCCAAAATACTTAGGACTAGAAGTTTTTTGGATTTCAGATCTTTTTGCATTTTGGAGTatctgcatatacataatgagataacTTGGGGATGGGGCCCAAATCTAAATATGAAActtggtgacttatgcctgtagttctagcatttcggaaggctgaggtggggggattgcttgaaatcaggagtttgagaccagcctgggtaacctaCAAggctatctctctttttttttttttttttttttttgagactctgttgccaggctggagtgcagtggcgcgatctcggctcactgcagcctctgcctcccagattcaagcgattcccctgccttagcctcccaagtaggtgggactacaggtgtgcgccaccatgcctggctaatttttgcatttttagtagagactgggtttcaccatgttgaccgggatggtttcgatctcttcgtgatccgtctgcctcggcctaccaaagtgctgggattacaggcgtgaaccaccgtgcctggtgaccctgtcttttaaaaaagaaaaaaaaaatggtttcatttaCACTTTatacacataggctgaaagtaatttgcttcaatatttttaatgattttgtgcCTGAAACAATGCTTTGACTGCATTTTGACTGTGTATCAGGTGTGGAATATTCTACTTGTGGTGTCAGCATTTCAAAAGTTTCGGATTTTggaggatttcagatttttggattagggatgcttgACCTGTAGTGGAAAAGCTTTGCCTCATCTGACAGGAAGACTCAGAGGCATTTAAGAGGAAAGAGAATATTTACTTGTAAAAGATCCAAGACACCCAGAAGATGACTTGACAAAAAATTCGAACtaaacaaaaccacaataagcatttaaaacaacaaaacgcTGCAAAAATACCACAGTTACCAAGTTCAAATTGGGATGTTTGTGGTGGAAAACAATGACTCTCTAACATGTTTGTTATATTCACAAAGGTTGTATTGTATTTCCAGATATCAGCATATGAAAAATCAGCGATAAAATGGTCTTAGTTGAGAAGTCCAACTTTAAGGGTAAATTTCAGAGTGTGACTCTTTGAGGACCAGGACCATATAGAATGATCTTACTAACTTTTGGTTTATCTTAAGTTGCAGTGTTCCCCTCCTCATGACTGTGGTATGTGAAGTGTTTAGTCATATTAGAAGCCCTGCTGGGGCAGGGAGAGAAAACGGTCATCACAGTACAGACACTGGCATGGGACAACATGGGACCATGAGAGCTGGCCTGGGGTACTGGCTGCTTTTCCTCATGATTTGTGGCATTTTAGTAAATCTGTCCACTTGCCTATTGTGCCATTCCTAGGTGAGATAAGAGAATTGGTCTTTCTAGACCAAGAGACggtatggctagccaatttcaAGTTTCCCTGTCCAGTGCTCTCTCCACTTAATGGTTCCATTGTCATACTTTTTAGGAACTAGTGGATCAGCTCTATTCATTTCGAGACTGCTATTTTGAGACACATAGTGTTGAGGATGCTGGGAGGAAGCAACAGGATGTGCGGAAGGAGATGGAGAAGACCCTACAGCAGATGGAAGAAGTAGTGGGTATGAGCCCTAGAGACTGTACAACCCCCCATCCTTCAGTGAAATGTGATCGACCTTTACTCCCTCCTCGTAGACTCTTTGGTATCCTATCTGTTACTGCTATAGGGTAGTATAATGTAATATTACTTCTCAGGGCCCCTGTGCAACTTTTCATTCCCTAAGctactttttctaaaatttgattATAGCAAATGGCATGAAATGAAAGCGCATACTTACTGGAACTATTGCAGTAATTTGACTTTCTGCCTctactttcttttactttcaaatcCACTCATATAACACGATGGCCATGGTCATCTTCCTAAATCATTACTTCATGCATTTAACCTGATCCTCTTGTCTGCCTTTTTGCTCAGGTATCTTTAAAGATTCCTGCTATTGACTCGCTGAAGTCTAAACCCCTTAACCTGGTATTTAAGTGTCCATTGTTTTACTCTGTTTTCTAACCTTATCGCTGACTAGTTACTTGTAGAGGAACTTTCTGTTTCATCCAGGTTGAACCATTTATTCTCCTTTGAACATGGCCACATGTACttttgattctgtgtctttgtttATGTCATTTTCTAATCTGGAgggtcttttctttctctctctcttttgttttaatgATAGCTATTTGTCCTGACTCCTCTTGACTTGTTAAAGCCCATTCATTGGGCTAATGCTGTATGCTCTTTTTCGTGGTTTTAATTTTCCATGTTTATGCTTTGTCTTCACCTAGATTATAAATCCCTCTAGGAAGATTAGCAACCAAGCTGATCCTTGTAGATAGGGGCCCAAAAAACAGATGGCAGAAGCTCTAGAAATAGTGCTTTCTTTGTTGCCCAATTAGCTAATATAGCACTCTGCTTATGGTGAGGTTTTAATAAATGGTTTGTTGATAAATATTTTCCTCAACTCTTTTTATTCCTAAAACTGACATGGagttattttttgagagaaagtGCCCTGGTCTTTAACTGTaagattgcttgtttttttcccactttatctttttttcttcctcttaggTTCTGTCCAGGGCAAGGCGCAAGTTCTGATGCTAACTGGGAAAGCACTGAATGTGACTCCTGACTATAGCCCTAAGGCTGAGGAGCTTCTGTCAAAGGCTGTGAAGCTGGAGCCCAAGCTGGTGGAAGCCTGGAACCAGCTGGGTGAGGTGTACTGGAAAAAAGGGGATATTGCAGCTGCCCACACCTGCTTCTCAGGAGCCCTTACCCATGTGAGCTGCCCCCTATCCTTTTGGAAAGCACAGATGGGAAGGATGAATTTCTTTGGTTCTATGAGTTTCCCTAGGACATGAATACCAGAGTAGAACTGAAATTGAACTAGGACAGAATCAGGAGGGAGGAAAGGTCGGAGAGCAGACCTGAATGAGGAAAATAGAGGCAGGGTCCTGGGAAAGGAAGATGATGATGGGATCAGGTTCAGGGGGAGAAAGGAAGTGAAGAAAAGTTAGCAACTAAGCTGATCCTTGTAGATGGGGGTTGAAGATACAGATGGCAGCAAGAATTTAGATGAAAAAATTAAGcctgggtgtggtagcttatacttgtaatcctagcactttgagaggctgaggcaggaggatcactggacctcaggagtttgagaccagcctaggcaacatggtgagaccttgtctctaaaaaataataataataataatagtaataataataataaaaatatacatatatatgccagatgtggtgactcatgcctgtaatcccagcactttgggaggccgaggtgggcagatcgtttgaggtcacgagtttgagaccagcctggccaacatgatgaaaccccacctctaccaaatacacaaaaattagctgggcgtggttgcacgtgcctgtaatcccagttactcaggaggctgaggcacaggaatcacttgaacccaggaggtggaggttgctgtgagccaagatcgtgccactgcactccatcctgtgtgacagagtgagaccctatctcaaaaagaaaaatatggccaggcgcggtggctcacccccgtaatcccagcactttgggaggctgaggtgggcagatcacttggggtcaggagtgcgagaccagcctggccaacatggtgaaaccctgtctctactaaaaataccaaaattagccgggcgtggtggtcaatacctgtagtcccagctacttgggaagctgagacaggagaatgacttgaactcgggaggcaaaggttgcagtgagctgagattgcgccattgctcttcagcctgggcgacagagcaagacttcacctcaaaccaaaccaaaccaaaccaaaccaaaacaaaaaatttgaaaaggtaaaaaattAGATTTAGAAGATTGAATTCAGAATACATCTGGGAAGGGGAGGTAGAATCGGGAAGATTGAGTATGTGCCTTTTCTATTTGCAGTGCAGGAACAAAGTCTCCTTACAAAACCTATCAATGGTGCTTCGCCAGCTGCAGACTGGCACTGAAGATGAACATTCTCGCCATGTCATGGACAGTGTCCGACAGGCTAAGCTGGCTGTTCAGATGGATGTCCATGATGGCCGCTCCTGGTGTGAGTGCTCTCAAAAGATCTCCAACAGGGTTCTAGAGCAGATGTTTTCAATCAGAGCCACATTTGCAGTCCATCTTTTGAGTCTGCCTCTGAGGTTTAAGCCAGGGCATCTTTGTTTTGAAGACACACGAAAGACGTTTTGGTGAACTGCTTTTCTAGGAACTCTTCGATCTTTTGATCCTAGTTTTCACATAAGCAAGGCAGGGCTTTTGTACGGTCTGTTCAAATTTCAGTTTGGGGTCCTTGTTGCTCTATTGTAGGGGCATTTTGGGTATACTAAGTATCGTGTCATTCTTGATTTGGGTTTCATGTGGGACCTCTCAAATATACTTTCAAGAATGATCAAAATAAGTCATATCTTGAACTTGGACTCTGAGATAATTCGTCACTGTGTTTCTCTTTCAGATATCCTTGGGAATGCATATCTTTCCCTTTACTTCTCTACTGGCCAGAACCCAAAGATCTCCCAGCAAGCCCTCAGTGCCTATGCCCAAGCAGTAAGTACTTACGGTCACCAGGCCAGATGAATAggcaacaacagaaacaaaagcgTTGTTCAGTCTTCTCTGTGGCCCTTTAGCAAGAATCACAGGCAGTGGCAGTGTTTGCTGGCATCTCATTTGTGTGATTTTGCAAAGATGTATCTGCAGAGATGACTGACTTCTTATAACGTGAGCGTGAGGAACCACTTGCATTGTGGTGCGTTGATACTGGATAGCTCCTTAACCTGTCTGGGTttcttacacacatacataaccAAATCACAGAGCTGCCTCAACGTGTTCATCTTTCTTAATGAGaagaaagttattaaaataatgcttattaatatttttgtacattcatttttttttttttttgagacggagtctcgctctgtcgcccaggctggagtgcagtggccggatctcagctcactgtaagctccgcctcccaagttcacaccattctcctgcctcagcctcctgagtagctgggactacaggcgcccgccacctcacccggctagtttttttgtattttttagtagagacggggtttcaccgtgttagccaggacggtctcgatctcctgacctcgtgatccgcccatctcagcctcccaaagtgctgggattataggcttgagccaccgcgcctggccacattcATTTTAAAGAACAATGAAAACTTATACTTCATTGTAAACTAAGTGCTATTCCCAAATTAACCGTTAGACAATATGGCTCTGGATTTCCCATGGgctgaaagagaaaacaatgtgTAGCTTGTTCTGTGTCATTTCCTAGGAATTAAGTGAATTAGATTATTTAGGTTTTCAAGaaatttatttaggttttcaaGCATTTTTATATTGCTAGGCATTTGCATAGGGCTTTCCCTCAGACTTTGTgccttttttctcattattagaatTGGCTTCTGACTTCACATTGGTCCTCTGAGCACTTTTTATTTAGCTCTCATATTTATCTTTCCTCTTTTGCTTCTCTTGATACAGAGAATTGCTTTTTAACTTATCATTACTTACTCTGCTCCATGTGGTAGAATAAAGAACACAGCTACTGTACGTTCATGTTTGCAATTCAGGGACTgcccttttaaatttgtttttctcccaCTCCTGCCACTCTCCCCGCAACTCTAACTTTAAACTGCCTTTTTTCAATCATGGAACTTTTAGAGCAATTATATTTTACGCTGATTTCTTAATTTGgtgaatgtttacattttaaagagtAGTATGGTATATTCCttcaacattttatatttggCTTCTGCTAAATAGTcgctttttaatcttttttttttttttgagaaggagtctcactctgctacccaggctggagtgcagtggcacgatctcggctcactgcaacctccgtctcccaggtttaagtgattctcctgcctcagcctcttgagtagctggtattacaggcatgtgccaccatgcccagctaatttttgtatttttagtagagacagggtttcaccacgttggccaggatggtctcaatctcttgacctcgtgatctgcccgcctcggctttccaaagtgctgggattacaggcgtgagccactgtgcccgggccacatatttcatttctataaagATTTATTCTATCTTTGTAATGCTACATGGATAAATTACAATAATATTTTCAAGTCTTACACATACAAAAACACTTATATCCCTAAGGTTTTAGGGACTAAGATACCCACACTTGTTATACAGTAACTGCTTCTGTGGTATAGATTACATTTTGGGAAGGAAGAAACTTCCATTTCTCTAGGAAGAGGAGGTGTAGGACATGTTGGGCATGTCAGTCCTTAACATTGAGACAGGATCCCCTGCTTTTATCCCATTATAGGAGAAGGTTGACAGAAAAGCTTCTAGCAATCCTGACCTTCATTTGAACAGGGCGACGGTAAGACCTTTGGGATATAGTCATCTGAGGGTCAAATAAATAAGACACCTAGGTCTTAGCTTGTGAGGATAACGGAGTGTGCATAGGGACACAGACTGGGTACAGACTGCGAGAGGAAAGCCGTGCTGTTCTATAAACAGCTAGCTCGGTTTGGCTTCAGTATCTGGTGTAGTCActggagggaaaggagaaggggctGAGGAGGTAGAAGAATATGTAGACAATGGGGGCATCTTTTAGAAGACTTCTGAAATGTTAAGTAAATATAAAGGTCAAGTGACCCAATGTATACAACTTAACTATTTTAGAGTTTGGAAATTAGCTTCTTTGAAATGATTCCATCATTGGGATTGTGATCATCTTGACTAGGAAGAAGGATATAAGGCGTTTACCAGCTCTTGGGGCTGTTTATTGTAGCACGGGAAAATAACCAGGAGGGAAAACAGTTTATTTCTCTAGATTCCTGGTCCATGGTGCCATTATTCCCTCGGGATAGTTTGTTTGGATATACTTATAATTGGGATATACTTCTTGTACAGTTGCATAAATATGAAGAGAGTTATGGGGAGGCCCTGGAGGGCTTCTCTCGGGCTGCCGCCCTGGACCCTGCCTGGCCAGAGCCCCGGCAACGAGAGCAACAACTTCTGGAATTTCTGGATAGATTAACCAGCCTCCTTGAGAGTAAGGTAAACATGTCTAAAGGGCtgaattctactttatttttttattttttttattttgctgtgggtcaataaaataagaataaataggTTTAGGAGGTCGTGACCCTATAGAagtgggtgggagggaaggaTTAGAATCTCAAGGAAGGCGACTAGTTTCCAGCTTCTTACCTATTTCCTCTTCTTTGCAGGGAAAGGTGAAGACCAAAAAGCTGCAGAGCATGCTGGGAAGCTTGCGCCCAGCCCATCTAGGCCCTTGCAGTGATGGGCACTACCAGTCAGCCTCTGGGCAGAAAGTGACCCTGGAGCTCAAGCCACTGAGTACGCTTCAGCCTGGGGTGAACAGCGGTGCCGTCATCCTGGGAAAGGTGGTGTTTAGCCTTACCACAGAAGAGAAAGTCCCCTTGTGAGTTTCTCTTGGATTTCCCCCGTTTCACCCTTTTGAACTAATTGCTGTCACTTCCTGTTCTTTCCCTGGCGGTTGAAGAGACTGTCAGTGGTCACAGATTTGTGACTTCTGATTTCCTTCTGTGACTGTCCCATGGGCAGATATTGCCTAGGTGATGTTTAACAATCTTTTGATCAGAGGCTTTTGTAGATTCTGTCACTGCCCGTTTTTTATCCCTGAGTTTGGTGCTATGTGGATTCCTATATCCATAGTTGGAATTTGGCAGGACTTTTTTTTTATAAGACAGAAACCTCAAAATTCTTCTGCCCCTTTGCATTTTCATGATCATAGAAGTTGAAGGAGGACAAATTCTTAGTGCTGTTTGTACTTAGGTGTACTTAGGCAGTTCTGAAAAGTGAGCTTTGAGTTATAATTTAAAGTCTGGTTGGGAGATTGTCTTAGatgtcattcaacaaatatttgttgagtgtgtAGTATATGTGTCATAGggagtgagaaaaaagaaatgtcaaggaCCCAGGTGTAGGTGCTGCTAGCAGCGGAGGAAATgaattaagaatatttatttagaaaagttttGGATCTTGAAAAGTTAGGGTTTAGTGAATGCCACCACTTCCTTGGTCCCTCACTCACTTCCTAATCCCTGGTTGACTggtttcccctttctcttttctactgAAATTGTTATTTTCCTAGGATCACCATTGTCTTTCTAGGCACTGGATCCAGCAGCTTCTATTGCGTGGTTCCAAAGCATTCTGACTTATCTGTAACTATTGCCTTTCACAGTTGCCTTCTGTTCCATCTAAACAGAAATACTGACAATTCCCATTATATGGCCCAGCTTTCTCCATGGCGTTTTCTAGGGGTTTGTGTGTTTGATGAGTTGAAGGGCAAAAAGGTAGCTGAGAACAGTTTAGTTACCTAGAGCAAATCCTAGAGCTGAGAAGAATTAGAAAGGGATATAGACAAAGGTAGGTTTTAGAAGACCTTGAGAACAAACAGATATTTTGCCACTCCttggtttctctttttctgcccAGCTTTTAAATCTTAGATTCCCAGgactctatttttgtttttttcctttttttctctttataccaGGATGGCCTATAGTTGCCAACTTTGATCACTTGTCAGTGGTTGCCTGACATACTGTGTAGAAGGATTCCGAGGCTTTGACTGGATTCATCAGGAGAGTGCTTTGCTTGATTGCAGTGTTTCTTGTGAATTCAGGTGTGTCGCGTGATGGCATGAGTGTGATTCTTCTCCATCCTGTCGATAGGTCATCTTGCCTTGTGATGTCATGTAAACCCAAGGCTTTGGCAGCCTCCTATATGCTCACAGGTGTATCTCCAGCCCAAGCTTCATTTCCAAGTGTTGGATCCCTGTAACCAACTGCCTCTGGGTTCCAATAAGAAATCTCTAACTCAGTATTTCAGTATTACTCACCTAAATCTTTCTCTGTAAACCTGCTTCTCCTCcctggattcctcatgaatgaaTGGTATCACCTCTCAGTCACTTGATTAAGACTTTTGGAAGAATAGGCTTCTCCATTCTCcaaaaatatttgccttttttcttctatAGACTTGACTTCTCTGTGTTTACCACCTTAATTCACCCCTTTATCACTTCTCCACATAGGTCTCCCTGATTCTCTGGTTTCCTCCAGTGTTCCGCAGTGCTGCCAGAGAAATGTTTCTTAGATATAAATCTGACCATTGCTACTTCTTCTTTAAGATTCCTTGCTGGTACTATATGTAGCTTTTGGGATAAAGTGTGAACTACTTAGCTTAGCATACAAAGTCCTTCATGATTTGCTTCCTACTTCTCTTTCCATTATCTTCTGTCTCTTTCCCACCTGTGCCTTTTGTTTCAACCAGGGAACAATTTTGTTGGTTTTAGAACAGCTGTTTTCACGCCTCTGTGTCTTGCGTACAGTTACTCTGCCTGGATAATCTCTGGCTTCTTCTTGACATGGCTAACATCCTCTTCTGCCTCTAacgttttgttttaaaaatttttaaacatacagctaagttgaaagaattttacaatgaacatttgtgttctCAATCACTTATATTCttccattaacattttattttacttagtttATTACGTATCGGTCTGTTTATCCTGCTATCAGAGTAAATTGCAGAGATCAATATACTTTACATACTTTAGCATGCAGTCATTAACTGAGTTCagtatttcaattttttctttttatgtaaaatttacatacaatgaaatgtacaattttaagtgtacatttcatAGCTttcaacaaatggaaaatatctgTATAACCCAAACAGAGATCATTACCACCATTCTGGGAAGTTCCCTCATGTTCCCTCCAAGGCAATCTCTGTTCCTGTCCCCtcagaggtttttaaaatttttactgaggattaatttttctattttaaaccaGC
The DNA window shown above is from Chlorocebus sabaeus isolate Y175 chromosome 29, mChlSab1.0.hap1, whole genome shotgun sequence and carries:
- the TTC5 gene encoding tetratricopeptide repeat protein 5 isoform X1, with amino-acid sequence MMADEEEEVKPILQKLQELVDQLYSFRDCYFETHSVEDAGRKQQDVRKEMEKTLQQMEEVVGSVQGKAQVLMLTGKALNVTPDYSPKAEELLSKAVKLEPKLVEAWNQLGEVYWKKGDIAAAHTCFSGALTHCRNKVSLQNLSMVLRQLQTGTEDEHSRHVMDSVRQAKLAVQMDVHDGRSWYILGNAYLSLYFSTGQNPKISQQALSAYAQAEKVDRKASSNPDLHLNRATLHKYEESYGEALEGFSRAAALDPAWPEPRQREQQLLEFLDRLTSLLESKGKVKTKKLQSMLGSLRPAHLGPCSDGHYQSASGQKVTLELKPLSTLQPGVNSGAVILGKVVFSLTTEEKVPFTFGLVDSDGPCYAVMVYNIVQSWGVLIGDSVAIPEPNLRLHQIQHKGKDYSFSSVRVETPLLLVVNGKPQGSSSQAVATVASRPQCE
- the TTC5 gene encoding tetratricopeptide repeat protein 5 isoform X2, with translation MMADEEEEVKPILQKLQELVDQLYSFRDCYFETHSVEDAGRKQQDVRKEMEKTLQQMEEVVGSVQGKAQVLMLTGKALNVTPDYSPKAEELLSKAVKLEPKLVEAWNQLGEVYWKKGDIAAAHTCFSGALTHCRNKVSLQNLSMVLRQLQTGTEDEHSRHVMDSVRQAKLAVQMDVHDGRSWYILGNAYLSLYFSTGQNPKISQQALSAYAQAEKVDRKASSNPDLHLNRATLHKYEESYGEALEGFSRAAALDPAWPEPRQREQQLLEFLDRLTSLLESKGKVKTKKLQSMLGSLRPAHLGPCSDGHYQSASGQKVTLELKPLSTLQPGVNSGAVILGKVVFSLTTEEKVPLTIPFPVFEWRRPSCWW